In the genome of Streptomyces sp. NBC_00433, the window CCACCGCCCGCGCCGCCCAGGCCGTCGAGGAGACCGCGGCCCGCATCGCCGGCCTCGTCCGCCGGGCACGCGGCGAGGCCGCGGCGAGCGCCGCGGAATGGGTCACCCGGCTGACCGAACTGCGGCGGGCACAAGGCCGGTTGGCCACCCTGCGCGAGCTGCGGTACGCCGACCTCGACCGGCTCGACTCCCTCGGTGCCTCCCTGGCAGGCGAGTCGGCGGCCGCCGCGGCACGGGCCGCCGACTGCTTCGCCGACGAGCACGCCTTCGACGGCTTCCGCGAACGGGCCGCCGAACTGGCCTCTTCAGCAGCCGGGTTGGAGACGGCCGCCGACGGCGACGCGGTGGCCGCCGACCTGGACGAGCTGGCGGGCGGCCTCGCCACCGTCACCGAGACGGCCGCCACCCTGGAGATCGCCGACGCGACCGTACGCACCCGCATCCTCGCCTCGGCCGCCGACGTCCTCGGCGCGGTCAACCAGGCCCGCGCCGTGCTCGACGCGCGCCGCCGCTCGCTGCTCGCCGCCGAGTCCGCGGCCGAATTCGCCGCGGAGAGCGCCCTGCTGGCGCAGAGCGCCAGCGGCGCGCTGGCCGCGGCGGACACCCCGGACGCCTGCGACCTGCACCTGGGCCGGCTGCTGGTCCAGGTCGAGAACCTCACCACCCGCTTCGCGACCGACCCCGACCGCCTCGCCGACCTCGCCGAGCGCCGCGACGAGATCCAGCAGACCCTCACCGCCCGCAAGCAGTCGCTCGCCGACGAGCGCGCCGCGCGGGCCGCCCGCCTGGCCGCCTCCGCCGACCGCATCCTCGACGGCATCCGCCGCCGCGCCGCCGCGCTGACCTCCGCGGACGACGTCAACACCTACTTCGCCGCCGACCCGATGGCGACCGAACACCGCCGCATCGCCGCCGAGTTGAGCGCCCTCGGCGACCCGGCCCGCGCCGCGGAACTGACCGGGGCCCTCGCCGCCACCCGCCAGGACACCGCCCGCACCCTCCGCGACCGCCAGGACCTCTACGAGGACGACGGCACCACCCTGCGCCTCGGCCGCCACCGCTTCCCGGTCAACACCCAGCCCTTCGACCTGGCCCTCGTCCCGCACGGTGACGCTCTGGCTTTCACGATCACCGGCACGGACTACCTCGCGCCGGTGGCCGACCCGGCCTTCGCCGCCACCCGCCCCTTCTGGACCCGCCCCCTCGTCTCCGAGACCCCGGAGCTCTACCGCTCCGAATACCTGGCGGCGACCTTGCTCCTGTCCGTGATGCCCTCGGCGGGCGGCCCGACGGGAGACGCCCCGGCCACCGGGGCAGGTCTGGCTGATCCGGCCGCGTTCGTGCGGGAGGCCGCTGCGGGGCGGGTGGACGAGGGGTATCAGCGCGGGGTGCACGACCACGACGCCGAGGCGCTGCTGCGCGCGCTCGTGGCGATCGCTCCAGGGGCCGGGTTGCTGCGGTATCCGCCGGGGGTGCGGGCGGTCGCGCAGGTCTTCTGGGCGTACGGGACCGACGCGGCCGGGCGGGCGGCGTGGACGACCAGGGCGCGGTCGCTCACCCGGGCGGCGGCCTTCGGCGGGGCCTTCGCCGCCGAAGGGCCGGCGGTGCCCGCCGGCGCCGGAGCCGCCGGACTGCCCACCGGTACGGCCCTGGACGCGCTCGGCGCGGAGATCGGGGGTGCCGCCGGGGACTTCCTGCGGGCGGCCGGGCTCGGCGGGGTCGCCGTGGACGACGGGCTCGTCGGGGAATACCTCGTCGCCGAACTCGCCGCCGAGCAGCCCGGCTTCGTGGCCGGGCAGGCCGCCGGGGACGTCGGGCGGCGGTTCGCGGCGGCGCTCGGGGGGACCGAGGGCGTGCCGTACAAGGACGTCGTCGGGGACCTGGACGCGCTCGGCGGGGATCTGGCCGCGCGCTGGCAGCTGGCGATCGGGTGGCTCGGGCCGCTCGCCGGGGTGCACGGCGATCATCTGGAGGCGGCCGCCGCGCTGGTGTGCGGCGCGGACGCCGTGCGCTACGCGGCCGGCGGGCCCGCCGAGGTGACCGTGGACGGGCTGCTCGGGGCACACCCCCGGGTCGTCCAGGGGCGGTTGACCGTCCGGCTGGACGAACTGCTCACCCGGGTGAGGCGGTTCCGTACGGACGAGGTGCCCGCCTACCGCGCCTACCAGCGCCACCGCACCGCCGTCGTCGCAGCGGAACGCGACCGCCTCGGGCTCGCCGCGTACCGCCCGCGCCCGCTCACCGGCTTCGTGCGCAACCGGCTGCTGGACGAGGTCTACCTCCCGCTGGTCGGCGACAGCCTCGCCAAGCAGTTCGGCACCGCGGGCGGCCTGCTGATGCTGCTGTCGCCGCCCGGCTACGGCAAGACGACCCTGGTCGAATACGTCGCCGCCCGCCTCGGGCTCGCCCTGGTCACCGTCTCCGGCCCGGCGCTCGGCACCGGCACGACCTCGCTCGACCCCGAGCGCGCGCCGGACGCCACCGCCCGGCGCGAGGTCGAGAAGCTCGACTTCGCCCTCCGCCTCGGCTCCAACGTCCTGCTCCACCTGGACGACATCCAGCACACCTCGCCCGAACTGCTGCAGAAATTCATCCCGTTGTGCGACGCGCAGCGCCGCGTCGAGGGCGCGGGCGGTACGTACTCGCTGCGCGGGAAGCGGTTCGCCGTCTGCATGTCGGGCAACCCCTACACCGAGTCGGGGCGGCTCTTCCGGGTGCCCGACATGCTCGCCAACCGCGCCGACGTCTGGAACCTGGGCGACGTCCTGTCCGGCCGCGAGGACGTCTTCGCGCTGAGCTACGTCGAGAACGCGCTCACCGCCAACCCGGTGCTGGCCCCGCTCGCGGGACGCGAGCGCGCCGACCTGGAGCTGCTGCTCCGGCTCGCCGCCGGCGACCCGACGGCCCGCGCGGACGCGCTCATCCACCCTTACGAGGCGGGCGAGTCGGCCGCGATCGTGGCGGTGCTGCGGCAGGCGCTGCACGTGCGGGGCGTGCTGCTTGCCGTCAACGCGGCCTATATCGCGGCCGCTTCAGAAGGGGGCGAGCCCTTCCTGCTCCAGGGCTCCTACCGCGACATGGGCCGCCTGACCGGCCGCCTGCACCCGTCCCTGACGTCCGCGGACGTCGACGCGCTGATCACCGACCACTACCGGGCGGAGGCCCACACCCTCGCCGCCGGCGCGGGCGCCGCACTCCGGCGACTCGCGGCCCTCCGCGGCACCCCCGCCTGAGGGGTGAGCGTTCTTCAGGGGCGCGGAGAACTGCGCGACGAGCCCCCGCGCACCGGCGCCGTGGGGCCGTGACAGCACCCCGCGGGGAGCGGCGTGACACCTCGGATTCACGCGAGCCACCCCCGGTGACAACCGGGCGCTCACCTGCCGCCGGAATTCTCTTGGCATGGCCACTTCTTCTCCGGCTCACCGCGCGCGCTCCGCCGCCGCGGTCGGCCTCGCCGTCTCGTTCACCGTCTCCCTCGCCGTCTTCGGCGGCGCCACGCCGGCGTTCGCGGACTCGAACGCGAAGCCGACCTACGAGGTGAAGATCGACCTCACGACGTCCGCGCTGGACGCCTCGCACGCCCCGACCGCCGCGGTGAAGTCGGCGTTCGGGATCAGCGGTTCGAGCAAGGCGCGCTCGTACGAGTACTTCGACACCTCCGCGCTTGCGCTGAACGCGCAGGGCTGGGACGTACGGCTGCGCCACAAGTCGGGCTCGGACTTCGAGGAGACCTACAAGAAGCGCTACCCGGTCACCGGCGGCGACATCGACGCGGCCCTGGACCAGGCGAACGACGAGGGCTTCGACAGCAGCGACACGAACTACGACGCCGAGGTCGACTGGGGCTACTCCAAGCAGACGCTGAGCTTCAGCAACGAGAAGAGCCACAGCGACAGCGGCTACTCGGGCACCGCGATGCCGTCGGGCACCACCGGCCGCTCCTGGGTGGTGGGCGAGATCCCCGGCAAGCTGGAGGACTGGAACAGCAAGAACTGGGGCGCCGACACCCTCAAGTCGTCGGTCGCGCAGGGCCCGGTGACCTCGCAGGTGTGGTCGGGCGCGTGGGAGTCGTCGGACGACGCCGGCATCGAGGTGCTGCCGGTGAAGGCCGCCGGCGGCTCCGGCACCGAATACGTCATCGAGGTGTCGTTCAAGGCCGACGACTACGACGACGCGGCGGAGCTGCACGCGGACGCGATCTCCGTCGCCGACGCGCACGGCTGGCTCTACCACGGCGACATCCTCAAGACCCAGCTCATCCTCGACCGCTACTGACCCCGCCGCTGAGCGGACACAGCCCCGGGGGGCCGCCACCCCCCGGCCCTACGCCGCCGCGGCGCTGCTCACCAGCGCCCTGAGCCTCGTCGCGCGCAGGCGCACCACCACCGGTGCCGCCCGCCGCGAGGCGAGGGCCAGCGGCCAGGCGACCAGGCCGCCCAGCACCAGGGCGGCCAGCACGTCGTGCGGGTAGTGCACCCCGATCCACACCCGGGAGAGCGCCATCAGCAGCGCGAGGGGCAGGGCGTAAAGCCCGGTCCACCGCGCGGCCGACAGCAGCGCGACCGCCGCGGCCGCGGCGATGGCGGAGTGGTTGCTCGGGAAGGCGTAGTCGCCGAGCGGCGGGCACGCCTCGACGGTCACCGCGTGCAGCGTCCGGCAGGGCCGCTGCTCGGCGACGGCGGACTTCACGGCGTCGTTGACGAGGAAAACGGCGACCACGACGAGCGGAACGCACAGCGCCGCCGCCATCCGGGCGGCGTCCGCGGACCGGGCCCGCCACCACACCGCGAGCATCATGGCGGCGAAGACGCCGAGCCCGTAGTCGCTGAAGAAGCGGACGGCGTCGTCGAGGGGCTGCGGGGCGCGCTGGGCGAGATCGGTGACCCAGCGGTAGAGGCCCGCGTCGAACTGCGAGGTCACAGGCCCTCCGGGGAGTCGCCGGCCGAACCGCGGCGGCGGCCGCGCAGGACTTCCAGGCCGAGCGGGGCCAGCGAGACCACGACGATGACGGCGACGATCGGCAGCAGGTACGTGTCGACGTGCGGGACGGACGAGCCGAGGCCGTAGCCGCCCAGGACGAGCCCGACGCTCCACACGGTGCCGCCGACGACCTGCCAGAGGGTGAAGGTGCGCGCCGAGACGCCGAGCGCGCCGGCCAGCGGGTTCAGCACGGTGCGGACCACCGGGACGAAGCGGGCCAGGACGACGGCCTTGGCGTGGCCGTACCTTTCCAGCAGCTCACCGGCGCGTTCCGTGCCCTGGTGGATCTTCCGGCTCCTGGTCCTGGCCAGCAGGGCGGGGCCGCCGCGCCGCCCGATGGCGTAACCGGTCTGCGCCCCGAGCAGCGCGCCCGCGACCGAGGCGACGAGCACCTGCCACAGCGAGAGGTGCACCACGTCGGACGCGCCGGACACGCTGAGCAGGCCCGCGGTGAACAGGAGGGAGTCGCCGGGCAGGAAGAAGCCGATGAGCAGACCGGTTTCGGCGAACAGGACGACGGCGATGCCGACGGCTCCGAAGGAGGACAGCAGCGAGGTCGCGTCCAGTACGTTCACGGCCTGGTCCAAGGCGGGCAGGGGCATGGCGGTGGGGCCCTCCCATAATGGGTCCGGGGGCGCGGTGCGGCACCCCTCCGACTACAGTCATGTAGTCGGTCTACAGAACTGTAGACGAACGAGCGGGAAGGAGCGATTCCATGCAGGACGCCAACGCGTCTGCCCGCCGCCCTTCGGGCGAGCTGGAAGCAAGCGTGCTCGCCGCGCTCTGGGCGGCGAACGGCCGGGCGCTCACCCCCGCCGACGTCCAGCGGGACCTGGTCGCCGCCCTCGGCGCCGACCTCGCACGCACCACGGTCACCACGATCCTCGCCCGCCTCCACGAGAAGGGCTCCGTGAGCCGCACCCGCGCGGGCCGCGGCTACGCCTACCTCCCCGCCCAGGACCCCCCCGGCCTCGCCGCCCGCCGCATGCGCACCGAGCTGGACAAATCAGCCGACGGCCTGCGCGGCACGGTTCTGGCCCGCTTCGTCTCCGAGCTCGACCCGGACGACGAGCGCCTGCTGCGCTCGCTTCTGGCCCAGGTCCCGGGCGAGGGGGGCTCCGCCTCGCCTGCCGCCGGGGGCGCCGACCCCGCCGGGGGCGCTCCCGCGCGGGGTCCCGGCGCGGACGCCGTTGACGGTACGGACGCCGGTGCGCGGGGTGCCCGTACGGTCGGCGGTACGGGCGCCGGTGACGGCCGTCGCGGGGGTGCCGGATCGTGAACTACGCCGTGTGGGTCCCCCTGCTGCTCCCCCTCCTGGCCGTGCCCGCCGCGAAGCGCCTGGCCGAGGCGCTGTCGCCGCGCGCCGCGGCCTGGCTGCTGGCCGGCTCCGCGGTGGCGCTGGCCGCGTGCAGTACGGCCGCGCTGGCGCTGCTCGCCGGGGCCGGGGCGCTGCGGCTGCCGCCGGTGGCCGCGCTCGGCCACCTCGTCCTGCCGGTCGTCGGCGACCAGGTCACCGTGCCGGCCGCGTGCGTCGCCGCGGCGCTGCTGGCCGCGGTCGGCGTCGCCCTGCTGCGTACGTCACGCCAGCGCGTCGTGCTCGCCGCCCGCGCCCGCCGCGTCGCCGCCGCCTCCGGTGCGGCGGCCGGCGACCTCACCGTCCTGGACGACGACGGGCCCGACGCGTACGCCCTCCCCGGGCGGCCAGGTCGGATCGTCGTCACCACCGGGATGCTCAGGGCGCTCGACCCGGCGGAACGGGAGGTGCTGCTCGCGCACGAACGCGCCCACCTCACCGGCCGCCACCACCACTTCCTCACCGCCCTCGCCCTGTCCTGCGCCGCCCACCCGGCCCTGCGGATACTGCGCGGCCCGCTCTCCTACGCCCTCGAACGCTGCGCCGACGAGGCCGCCGCCACCGCGATCGGCGACCGCCGCGTCGCCGCCCGCGCGATCGGGCGGGCAGCGCTGGCCACCCGCCCGACGGCGCCCCGCCCCCTCGCGGCCCTGTCCGCGAGCACCGGCCCCGTCCCCCGCCGCGTCGCCGCCCTCCTCACCCGCCCCCACCCCTCCCGCACCCCCCGCACCGTCGCCGCCGCCCTCGCCTGCTGCCTCGCCCTCTCCGCAGGCTGCGCCCTGGAGGCCGCCCACGACCTCCACGGCTCGATCGAGGTGGCCCAGGCCGAATAGCCCGCATCGCGCCCCGCCCCGATGGTGGCCCGGGTCGCCACCGCCCGAAGGCGGCTCCCCGGTCCGTTCGGGACCACCGGCGGGTGTGTGGCCGGCCGCGCCGTCCCCCGCGCTCCTGGGGGTGCCCTCCGGGGCAGAGGGCGAGCGTTTCCAGGGGCGCGTGGGGGTACCCCCAGGCGAGGCTCTGGGGGAGAACTGCGCGCCCAGCCCCGATGGTGGCGGGGGCCGCCACCGCCCGAACGGGGCGGCGCACGCTCGCGGCCGGACCCGCCCGCCGGTGGGCGGGAAAAGAACTTCGCGCCGCGATGTCGAGAAGCGGCGCCCGGCTCCGTCCCCGAGGTGAACGCGGCCACAATGGGCCGCATCCGCACCGAGGAGAACGACCATGGCCAAGTACCTGCTGCTGAAGCACTACCGGGGCGCCCCGTCCGCGGTCAACGACATCCCCATGGACCAGTGGACGCAGGAGGAGATCACCGCGCACCTCGCGTACATGAACGACTTCGCGGCCCGGCTGGAGAAGACCGGGGAGTACGTCGACGGGCAGGCGCTGAGCCCGGAGGGGACGTTCGTGCGGTACGACGGTGAGGGGCGGCCGCCGGTGACGGACGGGCCGTTCGCGGAGAGCAAGGACCTCATCGCCGGCTGGATGGTGATCGACGTCGACACGTACGAGCGTGCCGTCGAGCTGGCCGGGGAGCTGTCGGCGGCGCCCGGGGCGGGCGGGCGGCCGATCCACGAGTGGCTGGAGCTGCGCCCGTTCCTGACCGCCTCGCACAGCACCACGGAGTGCCCTCACCGGTGAACGAGGTCCTGCTCAGGAGCCTGACGCCGAGCGTGCTCGGCATCCTCGTCCGCCGCGGAGCCGATTTCGCGGCGGCCGAGGACGCCGTCCAGGACGCGCTGGTCGAGGCGGTACGGGTCTGGCCGGCCGACATGCCGCGGGACCCGAAGGGCTGGCTGGTCACCGTGGCCTGGCGGCGGTTCCTCGACGCGACGCGGGCGGACACCGCCCGCCGCCGGCGCGAGGACCGCGTCGAGGAGGAGCCGCCGCCGGGCCCCGCGCCCTCCGTGGACGACACGCTCCAGCTCTACTTCCTGTGCGCCCACCCCTCGCTGACACCGTCCTCGGCGGTCGCGCTCACGCTGCGCGCCGTCGGCGGGCTGACCACCCGCCAGATCGCCCAGGCGTACCTCGTGCCCGAGGCGACCATGGCGCAGCGCATCAGCCGCGCCAAGCGCACCGTCTCGGGGGTGCGGTTCGACCAGCCCGGCGACGTCGCGACCGTGCTGCGCGTCCTTTACCTGGTCTTCAACGAGGGCTATTCCGGCGACGTCGACCTCGCCGCCGAGTCGATCCGGCTGACCCGCCGGCTCTCCGCCGCGATCGACCACCCCGAGGTCGCGGGCCTGCTCGCGCTGATGCTGCTCCACCACGCCCGCCACGCCTCCCGCACCGCGCCGGACGGCAGCCTCGTACCGCTCGCCGAGCAGGACCGCGGCCGGTGGGACACCGGGATGATCACCGAGGGCGTGGCGATCCTGCAATCGGCCCTCGCCCGCGACCGGCTGGGCGAATACCAGGCGCAGGCCGCCGTCGCGGCGCTGCACGCGGACGCGCCCAAGGCCGAGGAGACCGACTGGGTGCAGATCGTGGAGTGGTACGACGAGCTGGTGCGCCTCACCGACAGCCCGGTGGTCCGCCTCAACCGCGCGGTGGCCGTCGGCGAGGCGGACGGCCCGCCCGCGGGCCTCTCGGCCCTCGCGTCCGTCCCGGACTCCGTCCCGCGCCGCACGGCGGCAGCCGCGTACCTCCACGAGCGGGCGGGCGATCTGCCGACGGCCGCCCGCCTCTACGCCGAGGCGGCTTACCTGGCCCCGAGCCTCCCGGAACGCACCCACCTGGCCCGTCAGGCGGCCCGCCTCAACGCGCGGGAGCACGCGTAAGCCCCCCGTGCCCAGCGGAAGCGGGCTGACCCGGGGGCCGCGCTGTCCCGCGGGGCCGGGGTGATCCGGGGGCCGGTCTGTCCCGCGAGGGCGGTCTGCCCCGGGGCCGGGCTGTCGCGCGGGGCGATGTGCCACGCCGGGCCGCGTGCGGGCGCGGGGTGGCACGGCCGTGGTCGCCTACGACCCGGCCGCGTGCGGGCCGAAGGCGTCCGGCCAGGGACAATGGCGGGGTGGAAGACACCTTCGCCGCCGCCCTGGCCCGCGCGATCCGAGGCGGCACCGACGACGTGGACGCCGCCGCGTCCGTGCTCGCCGCCGCGGCGGAGTGGGACGCGGTGGCGCGGCGCCACGCGGACGACGCCGTGAAGAACAGCGCCCTGCGCGGCTGGCAGCCGCAGGACCTGCTGCGGATGGCCGGCCGCGAGCTGGAGCCGCTGCACCAGCGGCTGGCGGCGGCACTGCCCGAACCGGGCCTCGGCGCCTTCGCCCGGACCGAGCGCCTCGACCGCTTCTCCGCGGCGACGGCGTATGTCGAGGTCCTCCGCCTGTACGCCCGCCTCCCGGCGATCCCCGCCCTGACCAGCGCTCCTGCCGAGGAATCCGCACCGCCGAAGATGCTGGCCCGCATCCGGGCCCTGCTGGCGAAGGCGGAGTCGACCGGCTACCCGGACGAGGCCGAGGCCCTCTCGGCGAAGGC includes:
- a CDS encoding DNA repair ATPase; translation: MSGDGGAERGRGGQGGSAEPGGRGGRHGDGLDADAYDVLRERLAGAARELAGRAEALNSARQHVFGGGELRLAGAERIGTVRASLPADVAPVGGRLLFAANPAQVEDVADVLRLRDADEPVPGLLDDPRFVRDFRELYRYYRQTRLLRLRALDGRLLAVFRTGPSPADVKALGWRVGTDGGYTYQGTARDTAEADGGAYAVAWTPAGREAHVSGRRPHLAFGDVTVDTTGGTLVIAVGDTVHEEPVEDALQSLADAEVEHATVEPLLLLRVRPYHEDADRYFAVNTRTEQVERLDAIGQACLRLPDEQGVVFPGGYALATGGTRTFDLETGGARLDFERLVRSANGEDVLYVFHAEGRRLLLPYNLIRKEVAAPLTVQGCALYDDGTLLTLRPADGGEPGRVHTLQRWETPFVSDTWAAARPAGDGPLARIGNADLVRAVSDALSVARAALETAPGAAVYEALAASCDRVLDRHHWLADDGTGDLAAPLNLVRDTARDVLSEYARVREATARAAQAVEETAARIAGLVRRARGEAAASAAEWVTRLTELRRAQGRLATLRELRYADLDRLDSLGASLAGESAAAAARAADCFADEHAFDGFRERAAELASSAAGLETAADGDAVAADLDELAGGLATVTETAATLEIADATVRTRILASAADVLGAVNQARAVLDARRRSLLAAESAAEFAAESALLAQSASGALAAADTPDACDLHLGRLLVQVENLTTRFATDPDRLADLAERRDEIQQTLTARKQSLADERAARAARLAASADRILDGIRRRAAALTSADDVNTYFAADPMATEHRRIAAELSALGDPARAAELTGALAATRQDTARTLRDRQDLYEDDGTTLRLGRHRFPVNTQPFDLALVPHGDALAFTITGTDYLAPVADPAFAATRPFWTRPLVSETPELYRSEYLAATLLLSVMPSAGGPTGDAPATGAGLADPAAFVREAAAGRVDEGYQRGVHDHDAEALLRALVAIAPGAGLLRYPPGVRAVAQVFWAYGTDAAGRAAWTTRARSLTRAAAFGGAFAAEGPAVPAGAGAAGLPTGTALDALGAEIGGAAGDFLRAAGLGGVAVDDGLVGEYLVAELAAEQPGFVAGQAAGDVGRRFAAALGGTEGVPYKDVVGDLDALGGDLAARWQLAIGWLGPLAGVHGDHLEAAAALVCGADAVRYAAGGPAEVTVDGLLGAHPRVVQGRLTVRLDELLTRVRRFRTDEVPAYRAYQRHRTAVVAAERDRLGLAAYRPRPLTGFVRNRLLDEVYLPLVGDSLAKQFGTAGGLLMLLSPPGYGKTTLVEYVAARLGLALVTVSGPALGTGTTSLDPERAPDATARREVEKLDFALRLGSNVLLHLDDIQHTSPELLQKFIPLCDAQRRVEGAGGTYSLRGKRFAVCMSGNPYTESGRLFRVPDMLANRADVWNLGDVLSGREDVFALSYVENALTANPVLAPLAGRERADLELLLRLAAGDPTARADALIHPYEAGESAAIVAVLRQALHVRGVLLAVNAAYIAAASEGGEPFLLQGSYRDMGRLTGRLHPSLTSADVDALITDHYRAEAHTLAAGAGAALRRLAALRGTPA
- a CDS encoding phosphatase PAP2 family protein; translated protein: MTSQFDAGLYRWVTDLAQRAPQPLDDAVRFFSDYGLGVFAAMMLAVWWRARSADAARMAAALCVPLVVVAVFLVNDAVKSAVAEQRPCRTLHAVTVEACPPLGDYAFPSNHSAIAAAAAVALLSAARWTGLYALPLALLMALSRVWIGVHYPHDVLAALVLGGLVAWPLALASRRAAPVVVRLRATRLRALVSSAAAA
- a CDS encoding DedA family protein yields the protein MPLPALDQAVNVLDATSLLSSFGAVGIAVVLFAETGLLIGFFLPGDSLLFTAGLLSVSGASDVVHLSLWQVLVASVAGALLGAQTGYAIGRRGGPALLARTRSRKIHQGTERAGELLERYGHAKAVVLARFVPVVRTVLNPLAGALGVSARTFTLWQVVGGTVWSVGLVLGGYGLGSSVPHVDTYLLPIVAVIVVVSLAPLGLEVLRGRRRGSAGDSPEGL
- a CDS encoding M56 family metallopeptidase translates to MNYAVWVPLLLPLLAVPAAKRLAEALSPRAAAWLLAGSAVALAACSTAALALLAGAGALRLPPVAALGHLVLPVVGDQVTVPAACVAAALLAAVGVALLRTSRQRVVLAARARRVAAASGAAAGDLTVLDDDGPDAYALPGRPGRIVVTTGMLRALDPAEREVLLAHERAHLTGRHHHFLTALALSCAAHPALRILRGPLSYALERCADEAAATAIGDRRVAARAIGRAALATRPTAPRPLAALSASTGPVPRRVAALLTRPHPSRTPRTVAAALACCLALSAGCALEAAHDLHGSIEVAQAE
- a CDS encoding YciI family protein gives rise to the protein MAKYLLLKHYRGAPSAVNDIPMDQWTQEEITAHLAYMNDFAARLEKTGEYVDGQALSPEGTFVRYDGEGRPPVTDGPFAESKDLIAGWMVIDVDTYERAVELAGELSAAPGAGGRPIHEWLELRPFLTASHSTTECPHR
- a CDS encoding RNA polymerase subunit sigma-24: MNEVLLRSLTPSVLGILVRRGADFAAAEDAVQDALVEAVRVWPADMPRDPKGWLVTVAWRRFLDATRADTARRRREDRVEEEPPPGPAPSVDDTLQLYFLCAHPSLTPSSAVALTLRAVGGLTTRQIAQAYLVPEATMAQRISRAKRTVSGVRFDQPGDVATVLRVLYLVFNEGYSGDVDLAAESIRLTRRLSAAIDHPEVAGLLALMLLHHARHASRTAPDGSLVPLAEQDRGRWDTGMITEGVAILQSALARDRLGEYQAQAAVAALHADAPKAEETDWVQIVEWYDELVRLTDSPVVRLNRAVAVGEADGPPAGLSALASVPDSVPRRTAAAAYLHERAGDLPTAARLYAEAAYLAPSLPERTHLARQAARLNAREHA